A single genomic interval of Deinococcus radiotolerans harbors:
- a CDS encoding Cof-type HAD-IIB family hydrolase, translating to MNTRLIATDLDGTLLTSGLQVSARTRAALDAARAAGIEVVPVTARQPRGLGLIAAQAGFTGWALCGNGAHGVHLGTGETLFEAHVEVEAQRAIASALNERIGSLLFVSVRERGEVFAAQAGYADLAHFEDHKRHPHEMESLPLADVLAAPSLKLIVRHPTLTPDDLLREARALRVPGVAVTHSGAPFIEVLAAGVSKAWGLAQLCGHLGIRQAEVLAFGDAPNDAEMLAWAGRGVAMAHAHPDARSAADEVTLSNDEDGVAAVIETLPELSAR from the coding sequence GTGAACACCCGCCTGATCGCCACCGACCTGGACGGCACGCTGCTGACCTCTGGTCTGCAGGTGAGCGCGCGGACGCGTGCGGCGCTGGACGCGGCCCGCGCAGCCGGAATCGAGGTGGTGCCCGTCACGGCCCGGCAGCCGCGCGGCCTGGGATTGATTGCCGCTCAGGCGGGCTTCACGGGCTGGGCGCTGTGTGGGAACGGCGCGCACGGCGTGCACCTGGGCACCGGGGAGACGCTGTTCGAGGCGCATGTGGAGGTCGAGGCGCAGCGGGCTATCGCGTCCGCCCTGAACGAGCGGATCGGGAGCCTGCTGTTCGTGTCGGTCCGCGAGCGGGGCGAGGTCTTCGCCGCGCAGGCCGGGTATGCCGATCTGGCGCACTTCGAGGATCACAAACGGCACCCGCACGAGATGGAGTCCCTGCCGCTGGCGGACGTGCTGGCCGCGCCCAGCCTGAAACTGATCGTCCGGCACCCCACCCTGACCCCGGACGACCTGCTGCGCGAGGCGCGCGCGCTGAGAGTGCCGGGCGTGGCCGTCACGCACAGCGGCGCGCCGTTCATCGAGGTGCTCGCCGCCGGGGTCAGCAAGGCCTGGGGCCTCGCGCAGCTGTGCGGCCATCTGGGCATCCGTCAGGCGGAGGTGCTGGCCTTCGGGGACGCCCCCAACGACGCCGAGATGCTCGCCTGGGCTGGGCGCGGCGTGGCGATGGCGCACGCCCACCCCGACGCCCGGAGCGCCGCTGACGAGGTCACCCTGAGCAATGACGAGGACGGCGTGGCCGCCGTGATCGAGACGCTGCCGGAACTGTCCGCCCGCTGA
- a CDS encoding 4'-phosphopantetheinyl transferase superfamily protein, with amino-acid sequence MIVAVGHDLIEISRIRRMLEREGKRAEKLFAPTELDYCARLQDPAPSLAARFAAKEAFQKVWPRPHGWRDVWVQRDRTPGGPFPFAPPVLGFAPDITAELTERGWVAHLTLTHTKEHASAVVILESVNREAP; translated from the coding sequence ATGATCGTCGCCGTGGGGCATGACCTGATCGAGATCAGCCGCATCCGGCGCATGCTCGAGCGCGAAGGGAAACGCGCCGAGAAGCTCTTCGCGCCCACCGAACTCGACTACTGCGCGCGCCTGCAAGACCCCGCCCCCAGCCTCGCCGCGCGCTTCGCCGCCAAAGAAGCCTTCCAGAAAGTCTGGCCACGCCCGCACGGCTGGCGGGACGTGTGGGTGCAGCGCGACCGCACCCCAGGCGGCCCCTTCCCGTTCGCGCCGCCCGTGCTGGGCTTCGCGCCCGACATCACCGCCGAACTGACCGAACGCGGCTGGGTCGCGCACCTGACCCTCACGCACACCAAAGAACACGCCTCCGCGGTCGTGATCCTGGAAAGTGTGAACCGGGAGGCGCCGTGA
- a CDS encoding HepT-like ribonuclease domain-containing protein, with protein sequence MPAAEPLFPDLRLPTIAGALREARPLWEALGVAQVRVFGSVARGEAGPNSDIDVLIEFQPGPARGLLDLMRVRDVFEGVLNRRVDVMTPEALRPPLRGEILADAVDVMAVPEPAPRLHRPKRWRWRVFDLLAAIDRIVAFTDRHSLTTFERDEVVRDAVLHNLARLGETTKFIPQSVQDRHPEVPWVLLRDIRNMVAHDYFGIEAGLIWQTARVELPALRPTLQALADGHEDTPGG encoded by the coding sequence ATGCCCGCCGCTGAGCCCCTGTTTCCGGATCTCCGCCTGCCGACCATTGCAGGGGCGCTGCGGGAGGCGCGGCCGCTGTGGGAGGCGCTGGGCGTGGCGCAGGTGCGGGTGTTCGGGTCAGTGGCGCGCGGCGAGGCCGGGCCGAACAGTGACATTGACGTGCTGATCGAGTTCCAGCCCGGTCCGGCGCGGGGTCTGCTGGATCTGATGCGGGTGCGGGACGTGTTCGAGGGGGTCCTGAACCGCCGGGTGGACGTCATGACGCCGGAGGCGCTGCGGCCACCCCTGCGCGGGGAGATCCTCGCGGACGCGGTGGATGTCATGGCAGTGCCGGAGCCCGCGCCACGCTTGCACCGGCCCAAACGCTGGCGCTGGCGGGTGTTCGACCTGCTGGCGGCCATCGACCGGATCGTGGCGTTTACGGACCGGCATTCCCTGACGACCTTCGAGCGGGACGAGGTGGTGCGAGACGCCGTGCTTCACAATCTGGCGCGGCTGGGTGAGACGACTAAGTTCATTCCGCAGAGCGTGCAGGACCGGCATCCGGAGGTGCCGTGGGTGCTGCTGCGTGACATCCGGAACATGGTCGCGCACGATTACTTCGGGATCGAGGCGGGCCTGATCTGGCAGACCGCCCGCGTCGAACTGCCGGCGTTGCGGCCCACGCTCCAGGCCCTGGCGGACGGGCACGAGGACACGCCCGGCGGGTGA
- the cax gene encoding calcium/proton exchanger produces MLMKALMAFIPISLLLEYVVHAPPLWVFFTAVLAIVPLADWLRKATEHVAVHAGPTIGGLLNVTFGNMAELIIAIFILMSGNTQVVKAQITGSIIGNALLGLGLAIVAAGFTKNAGRQKFNAANAGQLSAMLFLTVITLTLPAIFDYTEQLPAFAAEAGTRANLDERLSIGVAVLLIVVYLLNLVYTLVTHKDVFAAPEGEAGHGHGPEKPWSLPVALGVLLGGTALIALESELLSGALEATASTLGLSEFFLGIIVLAVVGNFAEYIAAVYFARRGQMDLAVNIGLGATIQVALLTAPLLVIIGALLGHPMNLVFSSPLELIAIIAVALIVTSVTKDGETTWFEGVLLIAVYIALALAFYFVTPRGAEEAGVILRALGA; encoded by the coding sequence ATGCTCATGAAAGCCCTGATGGCGTTCATTCCGATCAGCCTGCTGCTGGAATACGTGGTGCACGCGCCACCCCTGTGGGTGTTCTTCACGGCAGTCCTGGCGATCGTGCCGCTGGCCGACTGGCTGCGCAAGGCCACCGAGCACGTCGCCGTGCACGCTGGACCCACCATCGGCGGGCTGCTGAACGTCACGTTCGGGAACATGGCGGAACTGATCATCGCCATCTTCATCCTGATGAGCGGCAATACGCAGGTCGTGAAGGCGCAGATCACCGGGTCGATCATCGGGAACGCACTGCTGGGCCTGGGCCTCGCGATTGTCGCGGCGGGCTTCACGAAGAACGCCGGGCGGCAGAAATTCAACGCCGCGAACGCCGGGCAGCTGTCCGCGATGCTGTTCCTGACCGTCATCACCCTGACCCTGCCAGCCATCTTCGATTACACCGAGCAGCTGCCCGCCTTCGCTGCCGAGGCGGGCACCCGCGCGAACCTCGACGAGCGCCTGAGCATCGGCGTGGCCGTGCTGCTGATCGTCGTGTACCTGCTGAACCTCGTGTACACCCTGGTCACGCACAAGGACGTGTTCGCCGCGCCCGAAGGCGAGGCCGGACACGGGCACGGCCCGGAGAAACCCTGGTCGCTGCCGGTCGCGCTGGGCGTGTTGCTGGGCGGCACCGCCCTGATCGCCCTGGAATCCGAGCTGCTGTCCGGCGCGCTGGAAGCCACCGCCAGCACCCTGGGCCTCAGCGAGTTCTTCCTGGGGATCATCGTGCTGGCCGTGGTCGGGAACTTCGCGGAGTACATCGCCGCGGTGTACTTCGCCCGGCGTGGCCAGATGGACCTGGCCGTGAACATCGGCCTGGGCGCGACCATCCAGGTGGCGCTGCTCACCGCGCCGCTGCTGGTCATCATCGGGGCGCTGCTGGGCCACCCCATGAACCTCGTGTTCAGCTCCCCGCTGGAACTCATCGCGATCATCGCCGTGGCCCTGATCGTCACGAGCGTCACCAAGGACGGCGAGACCACCTGGTTCGAGGGCGTGCTCCTCATCGCGGTGTACATCGCCCTGGCGCTCGCGTTCTACTTCGTCACGCCACGCGGCGCCGAGGAGGCCGGAGTGATCCTGCGCGCTCTGGGGGCTTAA